The Helicobacter fennelliae nucleotide sequence TACACAAAATACCTTCTGCTTTAAATGTATGATCAAATTCATCGAGAATCTCATTTGATTTTTCTTGCTCTATGTTTTCGATTGTCCCATAATCAACAATCCCACTTTCTGCATACACAAGCACTTCTGGCGTTACATGAAGCAATGTAAGCTCCACCTCATCTCGATGCCCAAAAAGCTTAATAATTGTCTTTATCGCTCTTCTGCATTCCTCTGTATCACTTACACCAAATAACAACTTTGCCATTTTTACTCCTTAAATAATGTGTAATAATCGTAAATACTTTCAAAATCTTAAGCTAGATTATTTTATCAAAAAGTAGTAAAAAGCTTGTTGAATTCTTTTTGAAACTTGCAAAATAAAATCAGTGCTAAAAAATCTGTGAAAGTGCTTTGAATGCCTCATATAAATCCGTTTTGAAATGATACATAATGCCCGAAATAATCAAAATAATCACACTTAAAGCTATGCCGATTTTGAGCGGAAATCCAAAAGAAAAAAGATTAAATTGTGAGTGTGTTTTCATAATCATTCCAAACACAATATCACTCAAAAGTATAATACCAAGCACAGGAAAAGCCATAGCAAAGCCAAGTGCAAACATTCCGCCAAATGCCTTGATAATATAAGTCATAAAATTTGGCGAGAATCTCACTTCGCCTAGTGGCAAAACTTGAAGCGTATAGGCGATGAATTGAAAAATAAGATGATGAAAATCAAGTGCCAACGCCACAACAATTGCCAAAAATGTAATCACTTGCGTGATGATAGGCTTTGTATTACCACTTGAAGGATCATACGCACTTGCCATAGTCATTCCCACAGAAAAGCTTATGCTATCGCCTGCGAGCGCAAGTGCATTAAAGACAATCTGAAGCACCAAAGATGCCATAAACCCAAGTGCTATCTCCATAAAAGCAGCGATAAGCAAATCAGGCAAATTAGTAATAACTGCCGAAGAATGCGCTATCGGAAGAAACATAATCGTCAAAAAAAACGCCAAAGCTGCACGCACAGAAACCGGCACAAGCTGCGAATCAAAAAATGGAAAAAACGCCAAAATAGAACTAAAGCGCAAAAGCAACAGCAAAAAAGTCGTTACATTGCCATCTGTGAGATAACCTAATAATTCCATTAACAAAAATCCCTAAAAAGTGCCCCTAAATCTAAATCATGGATTGATTCATTATGTCGTTTTTCATAAATGCCATCAGCTCCTTCTATCAAATCCTTGCTTGATATGCCATGGCTTATTGAGATTTTGGCTTCCAAAAACGCGCTTAAATGATCGCAAACTTTTAAAAATTGCCCACAGACTGGATTGTATTCATCTTGATTGAAATTCAAAAAAAGCTCCTGCCAATTTTTTGTATAGTGAGGAAAACACTCAATCAAATAACGATTTGCAAATTCATTGCGCGTGAAATACACAATATCTGCGCGTATAGATTCTGGCATATGGATAAGGATTTTTTCTTCTACTGCTCTCTCTTCGATAAGCTTTATCTGCTCATCAAGCCCGGCGACAGAGCTTTTTATCGGAGAGATAATATCGCGCGTGAGAATCTCTGGCAAATCATGAAAAAGCCCGCCAAGAAAATGATTGATACGCATTTGCTTACACGCGCCCAAATCTAAACTCAGCAAATACCCACAAATCGC carries:
- a CDS encoding universal stress protein, with the protein product MAKLLFGVSDTEECRRAIKTIIKLFGHRDEVELTLLHVTPEVLVYAESGIVDYGTIENIEQEKSNEILDEFDHTFKAEGILCKKILRTGNPIDVVLEIAHQFDLLVIGASESSLLHRIFNSHQNSFINSSPIPVLVAK
- the fliR gene encoding flagellar biosynthetic protein FliR, with product MELLGYLTDGNVTTFLLLLLRFSSILAFFPFFDSQLVPVSVRAALAFFLTIMFLPIAHSSAVITNLPDLLIAAFMEIALGFMASLVLQIVFNALALAGDSISFSVGMTMASAYDPSSGNTKPIITQVITFLAIVVALALDFHHLIFQFIAYTLQVLPLGEVRFSPNFMTYIIKAFGGMFALGFAMAFPVLGIILLSDIVFGMIMKTHSQFNLFSFGFPLKIGIALSVIILIISGIMYHFKTDLYEAFKALSQIF